The following are encoded in a window of Platichthys flesus chromosome 19, fPlaFle2.1, whole genome shotgun sequence genomic DNA:
- the tmem267 gene encoding transmembrane protein 267: MQGFYSKLDSSPSSSPLLGLGLRGEGAPVPLSLAVETEKAQALLQTFSSASLLASAGLGMFCVVADHTLQMSVIQNHLWLRAALDNATHGLVGLWSWAVVIGLRKKSDLYEVLLAGLLASIIDLDHFYMAGSLSLKAAVSLPQRPPLHCSSIIPVLCLSLRFLMWIGRLKDAWCSLPWMIFISMATHHVRDAVRHGLWLCPFGNTAPIPYWLYISTTATLPHLCSVLMYLTGTRDVISTKHGVAIDV, from the exons ATGCAAGGATTCTACTCCAAGCTcgactcctccccctcctcatccccGCTGTTGGGCCTGGGCCTGAGGGGCGAAGGGGCCCCTGTCCCCCTCAGCCTGGCTGTGGAGACAGAGAAAGCTCAGGCCCTCCTACAGACTTTCAGCTCCGCCTCCCTGCTGGCGTCTGCAGGACTGGGGATGTTCTGTGTGGTGGCCGACCACACCCTCCAGATGTCGGTCATCCAGAACCACCTGTGGCTGCGCGCCGCCCTGGACAACGCCACACACGGATTGGTGGGCCTGTGGTCGTGGGCGGTTGTTATTGGACTGAGGAAAAAGAGTGATCTGTACGAGGTGCTTCTGGCTGGTCTGCTGGCGTCGATCATAGACCTGGATCACTTCTACATGGCTGGATCCCTGTCACTCAAG GCGGCCGTGTCTCTCCCTCAGCGTCCTCCCCTCCACTGCTCCTCTATCATCCCCgtgctctgtctctccctccgctTCCTCATGTGGATCGGACGCCTCAAAGACGCTTGGTGCTCCCTGCCCTGGATGATTTTCATCTCGATGGCCACGCACCACGTCCGGGATGCCGTGCGCCACGGGCTGTGGCTGTGTCCCTTCGGTAACACGGCACCGATCCCCTACTGGCTGTACATCAGCACCACGGCCACGCTCCCTCACCTGTGTTCGGTGCTCATGTATCTGACGGGGACCAGGGATGTGATCTCCACCAAACACGGGGTGGCCATTGACGTTTAG